In Candidatus Gastranaerophilales bacterium, one DNA window encodes the following:
- a CDS encoding outer membrane beta-barrel protein, whose amino-acid sequence MWTGFYAGLNLGGGVSTSTTVTTTGYSIYDWAAGAYNLPFGWTSGYRAGNASVGQAGVVGGGQIGYNYQVSPHFVLGFETDFQGTSISGGGTSYGLAGASGNTANPAENFLHLQSGVVNASAGIGWIGTARGRVGLLATPSLLLFATGGFAYGNTYASVGTSGYHWHPGNEIAHPENPVTPTWTSLSSTRVGWTVGGGAEWMFLQNWSAKVEALYYDLGSQSVGGQFSPLINPAAPNSIAIINGATTTFNYQGVIARVGVNYHFDWRPTSVVARF is encoded by the coding sequence CTGGGTGGCGGAGTCAGCACCTCCACAACTGTTACGACCACTGGCTATTCCATCTACGACTGGGCGGCAGGCGCGTATAATCTACCATTCGGCTGGACGTCCGGCTATCGGGCTGGAAACGCCAGCGTCGGGCAGGCCGGCGTTGTCGGCGGCGGGCAGATTGGTTACAACTATCAGGTCAGCCCGCATTTTGTGCTCGGCTTCGAGACGGATTTTCAAGGAACCAGCATCTCGGGCGGCGGAACGTCGTATGGCTTGGCGGGGGCTTCCGGCAATACGGCAAACCCCGCGGAGAACTTCCTGCATTTGCAAAGCGGGGTCGTGAACGCTTCTGCCGGCATTGGGTGGATTGGCACGGCCAGAGGCCGCGTCGGCTTACTGGCGACGCCATCTCTGCTACTCTTCGCCACCGGCGGTTTCGCTTATGGAAACACCTACGCGAGCGTGGGCACCAGCGGCTATCACTGGCATCCCGGAAACGAGATCGCGCATCCCGAAAATCCAGTTACCCCGACGTGGACTTCCCTTAGCTCCACAAGGGTCGGCTGGACCGTTGGCGGCGGCGCGGAGTGGATGTTCTTGCAAAACTGGAGCGCGAAGGTCGAGGCGCTTTACTATGACCTGGGTTCGCAGTCGGTCGGCGGCCAATTCAGTCCACTGATCAATCCTGCTGCGCCGAACTCGATTGCGATCATCAATGGCGCAACGACGACGTTCAACTATCAGGGTGTAATCGCCCGCGTTGGCGTCAATTACCATTTCGACTGGAGACCCACGTCGGTCGTCGCCAGATTCTAA